One window of Quercus robur chromosome 5, dhQueRobu3.1, whole genome shotgun sequence genomic DNA carries:
- the LOC126726668 gene encoding ferredoxin--NADP reductase, root isozyme, chloroplastic yields the protein MAQLAASQVAVTVPVGSDLSTRRSVFKTHSISFHDKSWAPSLSLDLKTKNAQLRNRHIICQSVQQASVPKVTVSPLNLEDAKEPPLNTYKPKEPYTATIVSVERIVGPKAPGETCHIVIDHGGNVPYWEGQSYGIIPPGENPKKPGSPQNVRLYSIASTRYGDTFDGKTASFCVRRAVYYDPETGKEDPSKNGVCSNFLCNSKPGDKVRVTGPSGKIMLLPEDNPNATHIMIATGTGIAPYRGYLRRMFMEAVPTFKFNGLAWLFLGVANSDSLLYDDEFKKYLKDYPDNFRYDLALSREQKSKSGGKMYVQDKIEEYSDEIFKLLDTGAHIYFCGLKGMMPGIQETLKRVADQRGENWEEKLSQLKKNKQWHVEVY from the exons ACTCATAGCATAAGCTTTCATGATAAATCATGGGCACCTTCCTTATCATTGGACTTAAAAACGAAGAATGCACAGTTGAGAAATCGACACATAATTTGCCAATCAGTGCAACAAGCCAGTGTACCTAAAGTTACTGTTTCCCCTTTAAACCTTGAAGATGCTAAAGAGCCCCCACTAAATACATACAAGCCTAAGGAACCTTATACTGCAACCATTGTTTCTGTGGAGAGGATTGTTGGCCCTAAAGCCCCTGGAGAGACTTGCCATATTGTGATTGATCATGGTGGCAATGTTCCATACTGGGAAGGACAGAGTTATGGTATAATTCCTCCT GGTGAAAACCCAAAGAAACCAGGGAGTCCACAAAATGTTCGTTTGTACTCAATTGCCTCCACTAGGTATGGAGACACTTTTGATGGCAAAACAGCCAGCTTTTGCGTTCGTCGTGCTGTTTATTATGACCCTGAGACTGGAAAGGAGGATCCTTCCAAGAATGGTGTATGCAGCAATTTTTTATGCAACTCAAAGCCTGGAGATAAAGTTAGGGTCACAG GTCCCTCTGGCAAGATAATGCTTTTGCCTGAAGACAACCCAAATGCCACCCACATAATGATTGCTACTGGAACTGGCATTGCTCCATATAGAGGCTATCTTCGTCGTATGTTCATGGAGGCTGTTCCTACATTCAAGTTCAATGGCCTTGCTTGGCTGTTCCTTGGGGTTGCCAATTCTGATAGTCTCCTCTACGATGATGAATTTAAAAAGTATCTTAAGGACTATCCAGATAACTTCCGCTATGACCTGGCCCTTAGTAGAGAGCAAAAGAGTAAGAGTGGAGGCAAGATGTATGTTCAGGACAAGATTGAGGAATACAGTGATGAAATTTTCAAACTGTTGGATACTGGTGCCCACATTTATTTCTGTGGTCTTAAGGGAATGATGCCTGGGATCCAAGAAACGCTTAAGAGAGTTGCAGACCAACGAGGGGAGAATTGGGAAGAGAAGCTCTCACAGCTCAAAAAGAACAAACAATGGCATGTTGAGGTCTACTAA